In the Leptotrichia sp. oral taxon 847 genome, one interval contains:
- a CDS encoding minor capsid protein: MIKINFEWNHRVEKRLFIFLKKIAFSIFNDKKINVNYSNLLKIFINYSVNFEKEYKNKKNIDIEKHLELAKKQIKEIKEWQNNLNNYVENNKQKSNLKDILKNNVKFRARNMLGNYYKDFLKEIIAGESEYFEWNTMGDERVRPTHEARDGKIYNWDNVEIVPGEEPGCRCWATVYFPDSQEEINDINQNS; the protein is encoded by the coding sequence ATGATTAAGATAAATTTTGAATGGAATCATAGAGTTGAAAAAAGATTATTTATTTTTTTAAAAAAGATAGCTTTTTCGATTTTTAACGATAAAAAAATAAATGTTAATTATTCAAATTTGTTAAAGATATTTATTAATTATAGTGTGAATTTTGAAAAAGAGTATAAAAACAAAAAGAATATTGATATCGAAAAGCATTTAGAATTAGCAAAAAAACAAATAAAAGAAATTAAAGAATGGCAGAATAATTTAAATAATTATGTTGAAAATAATAAACAAAAATCAAATTTAAAGGATATATTAAAAAATAATGTAAAATTCAGAGCAAGAAACATGCTTGGAAATTACTATAAAGATTTTTTAAAAGAAATAATCGCTGGAGAAAGTGAATATTTCGAATGGAATACAATGGGAGATGAAAGAGTTAGACCAACGCACGAAGCAAGAGATGGAAAAATTTATAACTGGGATAATGTTGAAATAGTCCCTGGAGAAGAGCCGGGTTGTAGATGCTGGGCTACTGTTTATTTCCCTGATTCGCAAGAGGAAATTAATGACATAAATCAAAATTCTTGA
- a CDS encoding ParB/Srx family N-terminal domain-containing protein, protein MKIEKININEIIEYSGNAKEHPEWQIEQIKNSIQEFGFNDLIAIDEKGIIIEGHGRYLALKELGYTKIEIIRLNHLTEEQKAAYAIAHNKLTMNTEFDIEKLQYELNKLEVNDFDLSMLGFEQSELDEILQEEMEELEIEDEDTDDTEVKRTKLICLCCQHIALKSEFKEVMDGEDT, encoded by the coding sequence ATGAAGATTGAGAAAATAAATATTAACGAAATAATAGAATATTCTGGAAATGCAAAAGAACATCCAGAATGGCAAATTGAACAGATTAAAAACAGTATTCAAGAATTTGGATTCAATGATCTGATTGCAATTGATGAAAAAGGCATAATAATCGAAGGACACGGAAGATATTTGGCTTTAAAAGAATTAGGTTATACAAAAATAGAAATAATTAGATTAAATCATTTAACGGAGGAGCAAAAAGCAGCTTATGCTATAGCGCATAATAAACTTACAATGAACACTGAATTTGATATTGAAAAGTTGCAGTACGAATTGAATAAGTTGGAAGTAAATGATTTTGATTTAAGTATGCTTGGTTTTGAACAGTCTGAACTTGATGAGATTTTGCAAGAGGAAATGGAAGAGCTAGAAATTGAAGATGAAGATACAGATGATACGGAAGTCAAACGTACTAAATTAATTTGTCTCTGCTGTCAGCATATAGCATTAAAGAGCGAATTCAAGGAGGTAATGGATGGCGAAGATACATAA
- a CDS encoding major capsid protein, protein MAISLTDLLNAKSLNKYYAGVKGTTLVEAMFPAGFSNNFDVNVFGSLDGGTVEVLQSSQLDADVMFRDWDLKTVTKGDKQFFREAMTLDEKRRKELLEILNTGNQTVIDNYSKQIFDKFAGAKGFLASPRAIASYAAAQFLSTAKVTFPNENGGGQTINYKLADKYKETLAGTNIWSTATAKPLEDLERWKEIAEEDGGTVEIALMSKATFNLLKKHDTVKALFKNTIVTVTPALVKATIEEVIGMTILVWNEKIKVGKTTRNVFPDNVVTLIPNGQLGVMEYGPTPTKTDELFGMLGDREVVDIAGTFSTVEVVAESKSAGVVNNVNVVIEDLVALNPSIMDSMFIATVG, encoded by the coding sequence ATGGCAATAAGTTTAACGGATTTATTAAATGCGAAAAGTTTAAATAAGTATTATGCAGGAGTGAAGGGCACTACTTTAGTAGAAGCAATGTTTCCAGCTGGGTTCTCAAATAATTTTGATGTAAATGTTTTTGGGAGTTTAGATGGTGGAACAGTTGAAGTATTGCAAAGCAGTCAGCTAGATGCAGATGTAATGTTTAGAGATTGGGATTTGAAAACAGTAACTAAAGGGGATAAACAATTTTTCAGAGAAGCCATGACATTAGATGAAAAGCGTAGAAAAGAGTTGTTGGAAATTTTAAACACTGGGAATCAAACGGTAATTGATAATTATTCAAAACAAATTTTTGATAAGTTTGCAGGAGCAAAAGGATTTTTGGCAAGTCCTCGAGCAATCGCATCTTATGCAGCAGCTCAATTTTTATCAACAGCAAAAGTTACATTTCCAAATGAAAATGGTGGCGGTCAAACGATTAATTATAAATTAGCTGACAAATATAAAGAAACGTTGGCTGGGACTAATATTTGGAGTACAGCGACTGCTAAACCGCTTGAAGATTTAGAGAGATGGAAAGAAATTGCTGAAGAAGACGGCGGAACGGTTGAAATTGCTTTGATGTCAAAAGCTACTTTTAATCTGTTGAAAAAACACGATACAGTAAAGGCATTATTTAAAAATACAATTGTTACAGTTACACCAGCGTTGGTTAAAGCAACAATTGAAGAAGTAATTGGAATGACTATATTAGTTTGGAATGAAAAAATAAAAGTTGGGAAAACAACGAGAAATGTATTCCCTGATAATGTAGTAACATTAATTCCAAATGGTCAATTAGGGGTAATGGAATATGGGCCTACTCCAACAAAAACTGATGAATTGTTCGGAATGTTAGGAGATAGAGAAGTAGTTGATATTGCTGGAACATTCTCGACTGTTGAGGTTGTAGCAGAATCAAAATCAGCTGGAGTTGTAAATAATGTGAATGTAGTCATTGAGGACTTAGTAGCCCTAAATCCATCTATTATGGATAGCATGTTTATAGCAACGGTAGGGTAG
- a CDS encoding PBSX family phage terminase large subunit, with product MNNLTPKQYEVLEIFNKEQPRITILTGAKRSGKTFLNNFLMLSHIATLANQNFNFIIIGATSGSIWRNVLNDWEVMLGKQFKPKKDGSFKLFGNNIYLFGGEKADSWKKMRGMTSHGTYINEATALHQTFITEAFSRTSGEGAKIFIDTNPDNPAHFVKKDYIDNAGDRLENGKLNILVSNFKLDDNIFLNKEYVDSIKKTTPRGATYDRDVLGLWVAQEGVVFADFSEKENVINNIENIEIKEYYIGVDWGFEHYGTLVVIGVDFEDNYYIVEVIAKQHKYFDYWKMLILQKYKEYRASRVFCDSARAEYVQGLLDFGINAENAKKDVKEGIDLVGAMYKRNKLKITKKAFKGKFESEIYSYVWGKNDEPLKENDDVMDAIRYILYSLKKDEGGIAYLY from the coding sequence ATGAATAATTTAACTCCAAAGCAATATGAAGTGCTAGAAATATTTAATAAAGAACAGCCGAGAATAACAATTTTAACAGGAGCAAAAAGAAGTGGAAAAACATTTTTAAATAATTTCCTGATGTTATCACATATAGCAACATTAGCTAATCAAAATTTTAATTTTATCATAATTGGAGCAACAAGCGGAAGTATTTGGCGGAACGTTTTAAATGACTGGGAAGTTATGTTGGGAAAACAATTTAAGCCAAAAAAAGATGGAAGTTTTAAATTATTTGGAAACAATATTTATTTATTCGGTGGAGAAAAGGCAGACAGTTGGAAGAAGATGAGAGGGATGACTTCTCACGGGACTTATATAAATGAGGCAACAGCATTACATCAAACTTTTATTACTGAAGCATTTTCAAGGACTTCAGGGGAAGGTGCAAAGATATTTATTGATACCAATCCTGATAATCCAGCGCATTTTGTTAAAAAGGATTATATCGACAACGCTGGAGATAGATTGGAAAATGGCAAATTAAATATTCTAGTTAGCAATTTCAAATTAGACGATAACATTTTTCTCAATAAGGAATATGTGGATTCTATCAAAAAGACAACTCCACGAGGAGCAACTTACGATAGAGATGTTTTAGGATTGTGGGTTGCACAGGAAGGTGTTGTGTTTGCTGATTTTTCTGAAAAAGAAAATGTGATTAATAATATAGAAAATATCGAAATAAAAGAGTATTACATCGGAGTTGACTGGGGATTTGAGCATTATGGAACATTGGTAGTTATTGGAGTGGATTTTGAAGATAATTATTATATTGTCGAAGTAATAGCAAAGCAACATAAATATTTTGATTATTGGAAAATGCTAATTTTACAGAAATATAAAGAATATAGGGCCTCAAGAGTATTTTGTGATAGTGCTAGAGCTGAATACGTACAAGGACTTTTGGATTTTGGAATAAATGCAGAAAATGCTAAAAAAGATGTAAAAGAAGGTATTGATTTAGTTGGGGCTATGTATAAAAGGAATAAGCTAAAAATTACAAAGAAAGCCTTCAAAGGAAAGTTTGAGAGTGAGATATACTCGTATGTTTGGGGTAAAAATGATGAACCGCTTAAAGAAAATGACGATGTAATGGATGCGATAAGATATATTTTGTATAGCTTGAAAAAAGATGAAGGCGGAATTGCTTATTTATATTAG
- a CDS encoding AAA family ATPase — MKYKKFRIRNYKAIKDLTIELDNQNLVPIIGLNETGKSSILQAIFAFDCFNDKQYSGEFINYDYIKNKFENKQNPIIEAEIENINKNDLIENAIGYIITQKEDYFISNSRYKDNSEFKKHQYLNFIRDKLLNFMENVFFNIKENNLKIAREFSITQNGMYNNRYLISQLKIKEFNETISVNGYSIEELLFYIPKEEIEQLIGESILKYLPHIVYIDDFKDAIPNRIKENDDWYLYIKEIFSRNKMNVNDFLNSTLSDKGTMLEDIKYELNENLANLWDKMHENRIKEEFKTIEIDLKYGDKEFQFLINDLREKRENGRPRTVVFPVNMRSKGFQWFFNFFIKMKYNWKHISDENYGSIILLDEPGVYLHTTFQSELVKILKELSLENKIFYTTHLENMVNPKVIKINQVHIAKRKNEKVILERITKIEDNKNLGEMTPIINALKIDNFPLLHFNEKIIITEGMTDKIFLEMLKEIELLDTNIKIIPGVGVTNLSILIGLFSGITDNYTVIFDNDDEGRKFFEKYKNEYGERESKKWILHKSRDKEKKDIVLESYYSPKIKEILEKYPNGIKTGLIEFYYYATSEEKEIFYKELKDLNRKGEDIHILINQIKSKLK; from the coding sequence ATGAAATATAAGAAATTTAGAATAAGAAATTATAAGGCGATTAAAGATCTAACAATAGAATTGGATAATCAAAATTTGGTTCCAATAATAGGTTTAAATGAAACGGGAAAGAGCTCTATCTTACAAGCAATATTTGCATTTGATTGCTTTAATGACAAGCAATATAGTGGCGAGTTTATAAATTATGACTATATAAAAAATAAATTCGAAAATAAACAAAATCCTATTATCGAAGCCGAAATAGAAAATATAAATAAAAACGATTTGATAGAGAACGCAATAGGATATATAATTACGCAAAAAGAAGATTATTTTATTTCTAACAGCCGATACAAAGATAATAGTGAATTTAAAAAGCATCAATATTTAAATTTTATTCGAGATAAATTATTGAATTTTATGGAAAATGTATTTTTTAATATAAAAGAAAATAATTTAAAAATCGCAAGAGAATTTTCAATTACTCAAAATGGTATGTACAATAATAGATATTTAATTTCACAATTAAAAATCAAGGAGTTTAATGAAACAATATCAGTAAATGGTTATTCAATCGAAGAGCTCTTATTTTATATACCAAAAGAAGAAATAGAACAATTAATAGGAGAATCAATTTTAAAATATTTACCTCATATAGTATATATTGATGATTTTAAAGATGCGATTCCAAATAGAATCAAAGAAAACGATGATTGGTATTTGTACATCAAGGAAATATTTTCTAGAAATAAAATGAATGTAAATGACTTTTTGAATAGCACTTTATCAGATAAAGGGACAATGCTGGAAGATATAAAATATGAACTTAATGAAAATCTAGCCAATTTATGGGATAAAATGCACGAAAACAGAATAAAAGAAGAATTTAAAACTATAGAAATTGATTTAAAATACGGAGATAAAGAATTTCAATTTTTAATAAATGATTTGAGAGAAAAAAGAGAAAACGGAAGACCAAGAACAGTGGTATTTCCAGTAAATATGCGTTCTAAAGGATTTCAGTGGTTTTTCAATTTTTTCATTAAAATGAAATATAATTGGAAACATATAAGTGATGAAAATTATGGGAGTATAATTTTATTGGATGAGCCAGGAGTATATTTACATACAACTTTTCAGTCAGAATTAGTAAAAATATTGAAAGAATTATCGTTAGAAAACAAAATATTCTATACAACACATTTAGAAAATATGGTTAATCCAAAAGTAATAAAAATAAATCAAGTTCATATAGCAAAAAGAAAAAATGAAAAAGTGATATTAGAAAGAATCACTAAAATTGAAGACAATAAAAATTTAGGAGAAATGACACCGATAATAAATGCTTTAAAAATAGATAATTTTCCATTATTACATTTTAATGAAAAAATTATAATAACAGAAGGGATGACAGATAAAATATTTCTAGAGATGCTAAAAGAAATTGAATTGCTGGATACCAATATAAAGATTATTCCTGGTGTAGGAGTTACAAATCTTAGTATTTTAATAGGTTTATTTAGTGGAATAACAGATAATTATACTGTAATTTTTGATAATGATGATGAAGGAAGAAAATTTTTTGAAAAATATAAAAATGAATATGGTGAAAGAGAAAGCAAGAAATGGATATTGCATAAATCAAGGGATAAAGAAAAAAAAGATATTGTATTAGAGAGTTATTACAGTCCCAAAATAAAAGAAATTTTAGAAAAATATCCAAATGGAATAAAGACAGGATTAATAGAGTTTTATTACTATGCAACATCCGAAGAAAAAGAAATATTTTATAAAGAATTAAAAGATTTAAATAGAAAAGGAGAGGATATCCATATTCTTATAAATCAAATAAAATCAAAATTGAAGTAA
- a CDS encoding SAM-dependent methyltransferase has product MAKIHNDKYYTPDSVVQKVIKVLEKDVMSIKEFSRIIEPSAGAGAFLKRLPNSAIGYDIEPQSENIIKGDYLKQNIPYTKNSLVIGNPPFGSSGNLHTEFIKKSMEHSDYVAFVLPGDMYKKDKFENIELYKSYMLPAVKYSGVKLRCCFNIYRKRKGKLKEKNIKDVEILTFSKTKSTTKQQELHWLNIKSDFRFIAFGTIRLLKSTDKRVRAKEIKIILKKKVNLKPALGKYLKNRSKVAVSTPNVSKKEIVELIYDNFPQLRE; this is encoded by the coding sequence ATGGCGAAGATACATAATGACAAATACTATACTCCTGATTCGGTTGTGCAAAAAGTTATTAAAGTTTTGGAAAAAGATGTGATGTCTATAAAGGAATTCTCAAGGATTATAGAGCCAAGTGCAGGTGCTGGAGCATTTCTTAAAAGACTTCCTAATAGTGCGATTGGGTATGATATAGAGCCACAAAGTGAAAATATCATAAAAGGCGATTATCTTAAACAGAATATTCCGTATACGAAAAACAGCCTTGTAATTGGGAATCCACCTTTTGGAAGCAGTGGAAATTTACATACAGAGTTTATAAAGAAAAGTATGGAACACTCTGACTATGTAGCATTCGTACTTCCAGGCGATATGTATAAGAAAGATAAGTTTGAAAATATAGAACTGTATAAATCATATATGTTGCCAGCAGTCAAATACAGCGGAGTTAAGTTAAGATGCTGTTTCAATATTTATCGCAAAAGAAAAGGTAAGTTAAAAGAAAAAAATATCAAAGATGTTGAAATTTTAACATTTTCAAAAACTAAGAGCACTACAAAACAGCAGGAATTGCATTGGTTAAATATAAAGTCTGATTTCAGATTCATAGCATTTGGAACAATAAGATTGTTGAAAAGTACAGATAAAAGAGTTCGTGCAAAAGAAATAAAAATAATCTTAAAGAAAAAAGTTAATTTAAAACCAGCCTTGGGAAAATATTTAAAGAACAGATCTAAAGTTGCAGTGTCAACTCCGAATGTAAGCAAAAAAGAAATCGTTGAGTTAATATATGATAATTTTCCACAATTAAGGGAATAA
- a CDS encoding putative HNHc nuclease: MADAQILKDELVVTIAVEKIYPGLKERLEEHLKKLKIRVIPIKKLTKAQNGLIHVLLKQFADELGWTMQDMKEYQKEQFALSKDLEKFSTASCDIETASDFIAFIIEQALENEINLYILGKHDKRYKHILEIDNITQRYVIACLRKRVCCICGKEHNEYNEIQLDHYDTVANTVGTYENDDGLHGRFLPLCSYHHFEKHSKSLKEFEEEYHIEGVYLNPQLVYDLLPVYKNHFKLFRKRLKDGYYRGIIKEVE, translated from the coding sequence ATGGCAGACGCTCAAATTTTAAAAGATGAGTTAGTGGTAACAATAGCTGTTGAAAAAATTTATCCTGGTCTGAAAGAACGTCTTGAAGAGCATTTAAAAAAACTCAAAATTAGAGTTATTCCGATCAAAAAACTTACAAAAGCACAAAACGGATTAATTCATGTGCTTTTAAAACAGTTTGCAGATGAGCTTGGATGGACAATGCAGGATATGAAAGAATATCAAAAAGAACAATTTGCATTAAGTAAAGATTTAGAAAAGTTTTCGACAGCAAGTTGTGATATAGAAACGGCAAGCGATTTTATAGCGTTTATAATAGAACAGGCTCTAGAAAATGAAATAAATTTATATATACTTGGAAAACACGATAAAAGATATAAACATATACTGGAAATTGACAATATAACACAAAGATATGTGATTGCCTGCTTGAGAAAAAGAGTTTGCTGTATCTGCGGAAAAGAGCATAATGAGTACAACGAAATACAGCTGGATCATTACGATACTGTAGCAAATACTGTCGGAACTTATGAAAATGATGACGGATTACACGGTAGGTTTTTACCTTTGTGCAGCTATCATCATTTTGAAAAACATTCAAAAAGTTTAAAAGAATTTGAAGAGGAGTATCATATAGAAGGCGTTTATCTGAATCCCCAATTAGTTTATGATTTATTACCAGTTTATAAAAATCATTTTAAATTATTTAGAAAAAGGCTTAAAGATGGGTATTATAGGGGGATTATTAAGGAGGTGGAATAA